A region from the Acyrthosiphon pisum isolate AL4f chromosome A1, pea_aphid_22Mar2018_4r6ur, whole genome shotgun sequence genome encodes:
- the LOC100164278 gene encoding transmembrane protein 170A, which translates to MMPLNDFKNPELVPISNVIGLASQRPLSTFPEMWYQTFLWALFSSAIVHTVAAIIAFATLHKHNFGKFFPLFILLVGIFAPLSSGIVSSATIAFVYRASSIQMQPLYAMFWGVGQTLLSAAVGFTRILATL; encoded by the exons atgATGCCACTCAACGATTTCAAGAATCCTGAACTTGTTCCGATCTCCAATGTTATTGGTTTAGCATCTCAACGACCCCTTAGTACATTTCCTG AAATGTGGTATCAAACTTTTTTGTGGGCATTATTCTCATCTGCTATTGTCCATACTGTAGCTGCGATAATTGCTTTCGCTACACtccataaacataattttggaaa GTTTTTTCCATTGTTCATTTTATTGGTTGGAATATTTGCTCCACTTAGTTCAGGCATAGTTAGCAGTGCTACCATAGCTTTTGTCTATCGAGCATCTAGTATTCAAATGCAACCATTGTATGCAATGTTTTGGGGAGTTGGACAGACACTACTCTCAGCAGCTGTAGGTTTTACAAGAATATTAGCTACATTATAG
- the LOC100162207 gene encoding uncharacterized protein LOC100162207 — protein MASQIEEFLAKKKEQTTLLDLHNCTANSKEELRKLVEKVPEFKIKPEKKLGDIKIREKKFKFKLPKKESKKIFPFAEPTPSEMKGVSLDELYSVNIPWKMLTSLRPKSKIDEEYFSRQVELGTATLKTRNAEKKTPRDSFLRKKKNASGGVESKFLSCKECGIEFCTGESCKIFDYDSFKRVAVSAAQTTTEQTQEPASQEKKSSKKKNPSKGLNAKSRGPAVNVKNAPAKKNSERIIIGVNTKKKNSTAVPDKLTIDKSNVNAKTIMKDKLYSSKADMKKNTVTKEKSLKKTRIVEKKEP, from the exons ATGGCTTCACAAATTGAAGAGTTTCTTGCTAAAAAGAAAGAACAAACTACACTATTGGACTTACATAACTGTACTGCCAATTCAAAGGAGGAATTAAGAAAGCTTGTCGAAAAAGTGCCAGAGTTCAAGATAAAACcagaaaaa AAACTGGGTGATATTAAGATAAGAgaaaagaaattcaaatttaaactgCCTAAGaaagaaagtaaaaaaatattcccaTTTGCCGAACCAACGCCGTCAGAAATGAAAGGAGTATCATTAGACGAGCTGTACTCGGTAAATATCCCATGGAAAATGCTAACTTCTCTTCGCCCAAAATCAAAAATCGATGAAGAATATTTTTCGag acAAGTCGAACTGGGTACGGCTACGCTTAAAACCAGAAACGCGGAGAAAAAGACACCACGTGATAGTTTTCTGCGAAAAAAGAAAAACGCCTCCGGAGGAGTGGAGTCAAAGTTTTTGTCGTGCAAAGAATGCGGAATCGAATTTTGTACGGGCGAGAGCTGCAAAATATTCGACTACGATTCGTTCAAACGGGTTGCAGTGTCTGCCGCACAGACGACCACCGAACAGACGCAAGAGCCCGCTTCCCAGGAAAAAAAGTCGTCGAAAAAGAAAAATCCTAGCAAAGGACTTAATGCGAAATCGCGAGGGCCAGCGGTTAACGTTAAAAACGCACCGGCGAAGAAAAACAGCGAGAGAATTATAATCGGcgtgaacacaaaaaaaaaaaattctaccgCTGTTCCGGATAAATTAACCATCGACAAGTCCAACGTAAACGCCAAGACAATTATGAAGGATAAATTGTATTCATCGAAAgctgatatgaaaaaaaacactgTAACAAAGGAAAAGTcgttaaaaaaaacacgaatTGTCGAAAAAAAAGagccgtaa
- the LOC100571266 gene encoding reticulocyte-binding protein 2 homolog a — protein sequence MMVVKSVSLVELKKQQWAKEKEELVKLNNYWRNQNTPIVFNDQRDHVIYPEIRSNDIDRLATYKDLQTQKNLSFPPISHENQKQNIQNNTYINKIEKDLNIDTGLMDDSKPKSTHTILNRTYTISKENNTNEGGGALERQKWDKPYNGGLNTSNLNSNERKYLANERNETPAWVEHSSEKPSATNEIGKTQFQDTHKASDFGGSCDTLSSLDSNNVYNRTYLLGQNIPLTTEELAAREIKRQKAMELQEAIKQQLKERQLKKKEELEKKKQDDLVEERRIQRQQEIEKKRLEDELRRQREKELCDERKAKAMQEVLENAQKQAKEDKSKHMQKKRQNQEEIKEQISTEPVVVVSNCSEPKLDPKVCLEPKAQSNVPSPVEIKETPKLPDVDVTLQTSLSPQNRQKLLTPSKFRSQTTSVAIQTDILKKPTKTSVGSVYQKSIDLDQRPKWGVNRPEVQYIKQSAKDPNYQLKLRQKSPWTRRISNANSAKTQSPNVNGRAGFTYPDNYSKKTFAYGRPNFAEMKNSNSVPNKTPSLSESISVSDVLYQLSSLRKVLETKRKHWKSVIADESPSSDSS from the exons ATGATGGTAGTGAAGTCGGTGTCGTTGGTCgagttaaaaaaacaacaatggGCAAAAGAAAAGG AAGAACtggtaaaattaaacaattactGGAGAAATCAAAACACGCCGATTGTTTTCAATGATCAGAG GGATCATGTTATTTATCCGGAAATACGTTCAAATGACATTGATCGTCTAGCCACATACAAAGAtttacaaacacaaaaaaatttaagttttcctCCAATTTCTCacgaaaatcaaaaacaaaacatacaAAAC aatacctacattaataaaatcgaaaaagatCTAAACATTGATACTGGACTGATGGATGATTCTAAACCAAAAAGCACTCATACTAT attaaacCGGACGTACACAATATCTAAAGAAAACAATACTAATGAAGGAGGAGGGGCACTAGAAAGACAAAAGTGGGATAAGCCATATAATGGTGGATTAAATacttcaaatttgaattcaaatgagAGAAAATATTTAGCCAATGAAAGAAATGAGACACCAGCTTGGGTAGAACATTCGTCAGAAAAACC ttctgCAACAAACGAAATTGGAAAAACTCAATTCCAAGACACTCATAAAGCTTCAGATTTTGGAGGTAGCTGTGACACCTTAAGTTCATTAGATTCAAACAACGTTTATAAcag GACTTACTTGCTAGGGCAAAATATTCCATTGACCACTGAAGAATTAGCTGCTAGAGAAATTAAACGGCAAAAAGCAATGGAACTTCAAGAAGCTATAAAACAACAG TTAAAAGaaagacaattaaaaaaaaaagaagaactCGAAAAGAAAAAACAGGACGATTTAGTTGAAGAACGACGCATACAAAGGCAACAAGAAATTGAAAAGAAACGGCTAGAAGATGAGTTGAGACGACAAAGGGAAAAAGAA TTGTGTGACGAACGCAAAGCAAAAGCGATGCAAGAAGTTTTGGAGAATGCACAGAAACAAGCAAAGGAGGACAAATCAAAACACATGCAAAAAAAACGACAAAATCAGGAAGAAATCAAAGAACAAATTTCCACTGAACCTGTAGTGGTAGTTAGTAATTGCAGTGAACCTAAGTTAGATCCCAAAGTTTGCCTAGAACCCAAGGCACAATCAAACGTACCGAGTCCAGTAGAGATTAAAGAGACCCCTAAGTTGCCAGACGTCGACGTGACACTTCAAACTTCACTCTCTCCACAAAACCGCCAAAAATTGTTGACGCCGAGCAAATTTCGGAGTCAGACCACTAGTGTTGCAATCCAAACcgatattttaaa GAAACCCACGAAAACTTCAGTTGGTAGTGTATATCAAAAATCTATAGATTTGGACCAAAGGCCTAAGTGGGGAGTCAACAGACCAGAAGTACAGTATATCAAGCAAAGTGCCAAAGATCCGAATTACCAGTTGAAACTGAGACAAAAGTCGCCATGGACCAGACGGATAAGTAATGCAAATTCAGCAAAAACCCAATCACCAAACGTAAATGGACGAGCTGg cTTTACGTATCCAGacaattattcaaaaaagaCGTTTGCATACGGCCGGCCAAATTTTGCAG AAATGAAAAACAGTAATAGTGTTCCAAATAAAACTCCTTCGTTGTCAGAAAGCATATCGGTTAGTGATGTGTTATACCAATTATCATCGTTACGAAAa GTACTGGAAACTAAACGAAAACATTGGAAAAGTGTTATTGCTGACGAATCGCCGTCATCGGATTCTtcgtga
- the ACYPI55558 gene encoding uncharacterized protein LOC100570235, whose amino-acid sequence MPCHEVAPTVMQQYHAYEDDRSSGKTFDSDSDSSGSGDMATAHSTNVVRACSKGKWLKTLRTIIDMMDGGGSERRPRQVKTILRPPTTYVFVIGMSGLPSKVAIYPRRM is encoded by the coding sequence aTGCCGTGTCACGAAGTCGCACCGACCGTCATGCAACAGTACCACGCTTACGAAGACGACAGATCGTCTGGCAAAACGTTCGACTCCGACTCAGACTCTTCCGGATCCGGTGATATGGCCACCGCGCATTCGACCAATGTGGTTCGGGCCTGCAGCAAAGGAAAGTGGCTGAAGACGCTGCGGACGATCATCGACATGATGGACGGCGGTGGAAGTGAACGTCGGCCGCGACAGGTCAAGACCATACTCAGGCCACCGACCACGTACGTGTTCGTGATCGGCATGTCTGGACTACCGTCCAAGGTGGCCATCTACCCGAGACGGATGTGA